One Brassica napus cultivar Da-Ae chromosome A1, Da-Ae, whole genome shotgun sequence genomic region harbors:
- the LOC106375212 gene encoding uncharacterized protein LOC106375212 produces MGIYKHVSRLKKNKTHLFLTLQIVPPSLCPVRTIFMMSRSNTVLCYSLAALLVLTLAGSVRNGQLLGDGEDNLPASTEKKGRRSCEVWRGKQMMERPCEEIYMVEEGETLHSISDKCGDPFIVERNPHIHDPDDVFPGLLIRIQINLPTS; encoded by the coding sequence ATGGGTATATACAAACACGTCTCACGCctgaaaaagaacaaaacacaTTTGTTTCTAACATTACAAATTGTCCCTCCCTCTCTGTGTCCTGTTAGAACCATATTCATGATGTCGAGATCAAACACAGTCCTGTGTTACTCTCTGGCCGCACTGCTGGTCCTAACACTGGCGGGCTCGGTCAGAAACGGTCAGCTCCTCGGAGATGGTGAAGATAATCTTCCGGCGTCGACGGAGAAGAagggaagaagaagctgtgagGTTTGGAGAGGGAAGCAAATGATGGAGAGGCCATGTGAGGAGATATATATGGTTGAGGAAGGGGAGACGCTTCATAGCATCAGCGACAAGTGCGGCGACCCGTTTATCGTGGAGCGTAACCCGCATATCCATGACCCGGATGATGTCTTCCCGGGTCTCCTCATCAGAATTCAAATCAACCTTCCTACttcataa